The following coding sequences lie in one Cryomorphaceae bacterium genomic window:
- a CDS encoding DNA primase, whose product MKRIIKDYKNITPELLDILNDRYPEGIDEDDLITFSNHLGELVKAVEIRYEDDIYLIKVSKQLAAKMDEAMEDDDSDDDDDDMDDFDTDDSDIADDVDDFDDDDDDTEESPRRRSEEDDDDDDEDDL is encoded by the coding sequence ATGAAACGGATTATAAAGGACTACAAAAACATCACTCCGGAGCTTCTGGATATTCTCAATGATCGTTATCCTGAAGGAATTGACGAGGACGACCTGATTACTTTTTCCAATCATTTGGGCGAACTGGTCAAAGCAGTTGAAATTCGCTACGAGGACGATATCTACCTCATCAAGGTCAGTAAGCAGCTCGCTGCCAAAATGGATGAGGCCATGGAGGACGACGATTCTGATGACGACGATGATGATATGGATGATTTCGATACAGATGATTCAGACATCGCGGATGATGTAGATGATTTCGACGACGATGATGACGATACCGAAGAATCTCCACGCCGCCGGTCAGAAGAGGATGACGATGATGATGATGAGGACGATCTGTGA
- a CDS encoding DUF1684 domain-containing protein, with protein MQDRRIPQNGRKIPAHRTSENVKLAFIMTYRLFSNICLISCFSGVLLASTTNAQPSDFEERQLAFRALKDSVFFNPETSPLSEESLAEFSGLPYFEPDTAFVVNARFEPSDSTEIVEMPTTTERIARYRVEGILHFELKGEPCSLKVYRNMSIAPALQKRSDIPLFLPFTDLSNGESTYGGGRYMDVQPSGDSVWILDFNQSYHPYCAYNPRYSCPIPPRENHLPVEVCAGIKLMETKK; from the coding sequence GTGCAAGATAGACGAATTCCGCAAAACGGCCGGAAAATTCCCGCCCATCGAACGTCTGAAAATGTTAAACTTGCCTTCATCATGACCTACCGTTTATTTTCAAATATCTGCTTGATTAGCTGCTTTTCAGGGGTGCTCCTTGCCTCAACAACCAATGCTCAACCATCGGATTTCGAAGAGCGGCAATTGGCATTCAGGGCGCTGAAAGACAGTGTTTTTTTTAACCCTGAAACTTCTCCGCTCAGCGAAGAAAGCCTCGCAGAATTTTCGGGTCTGCCCTACTTTGAGCCCGACACTGCCTTCGTTGTAAATGCCCGGTTTGAGCCCTCAGATTCAACCGAAATAGTTGAAATGCCTACTACAACCGAGCGCATTGCCCGTTATCGCGTAGAGGGAATACTGCATTTTGAGTTAAAAGGCGAACCTTGCTCCCTGAAGGTGTATAGAAATATGTCAATTGCCCCGGCGCTTCAAAAACGCTCGGACATCCCTCTTTTTCTACCCTTTACAGATTTGAGCAATGGTGAGAGCACCTATGGGGGAGGTCGATACATGGATGTTCAACCATCTGGTGACTCTGTCTGGATACTGGACTTTAATCAGAGCTACCACCCGTATTGTGCGTATAACCCGCGCTACAGTTGCCCCATTCCCCCGCGCGAAAATCATTTACCCGTAGAGGTCTGTGCAGGAATAAAGCTCATGGAAACGAAGAAGTAA
- the rplS gene encoding 50S ribosomal protein L19, whose amino-acid sequence MEKIKAIAQELVQVGEHPKFKAGDTVTVHYKIREGAKERIQQFQGVVLQRRGNGITETFTVRKISGGIGVERIFPISSPFIEKIELNKSGIVRRARIFYMRERTGKATRIKERRSNTSGN is encoded by the coding sequence ATGGAAAAAATCAAAGCAATTGCGCAGGAGTTGGTACAGGTAGGCGAGCACCCAAAGTTCAAAGCCGGTGACACTGTTACTGTTCACTATAAAATTCGCGAGGGCGCAAAGGAGCGTATCCAGCAGTTTCAGGGCGTTGTGCTACAGCGCCGTGGCAACGGAATAACCGAAACTTTCACCGTGCGTAAGATTTCAGGTGGAATCGGAGTAGAGCGTATTTTTCCCATCAGCTCTCCGTTTATCGAGAAAATTGAACTGAACAAGAGCGGTATTGTTCGTCGTGCACGAATCTTCTACATGCGTGAGCGAACCGGTAAAGCCACCCGTATTAAAGAGCGTCGCTCAAACACTTCGGGCAACTAA
- a CDS encoding inositol monophosphatase: protein MNFTTHELEELAAEVAFISRQTGAFLKEQQSLFHRDMIQQKGFNDLVSHVDQQAEQMLVSALQKILPEAGFIAEEGTGTPSESGLNWVVDPLDGTTNFMHSIPFYCTSVALVKNEDPILGVIYAPEHNEMYHAVKGGQALCNDSVISVSPEAPLESLFIVTGFPYDSVKTLEANLKTIGELTVRTRGIRRMGSAALDMCYVAAGRFDGFYEVGLNPWDVAAGTCIVRCAGGMVDDFRNDGKPVFGREIIAASPAAFREIQSIVGKHFVT from the coding sequence ATGAATTTCACCACTCATGAACTGGAAGAACTGGCAGCTGAGGTAGCCTTCATCAGCAGGCAGACAGGTGCCTTTCTGAAAGAGCAGCAATCTCTGTTTCACCGCGACATGATTCAGCAAAAAGGCTTTAACGACCTTGTTAGCCACGTTGATCAACAAGCTGAGCAAATGCTGGTTTCAGCGCTGCAAAAGATATTGCCTGAAGCGGGCTTCATCGCCGAAGAAGGAACCGGCACACCCTCTGAAAGTGGACTGAATTGGGTGGTTGACCCGCTTGATGGCACCACCAATTTCATGCACAGCATTCCTTTTTACTGTACGAGCGTTGCATTGGTAAAAAACGAAGATCCCATTTTGGGAGTCATCTACGCCCCTGAACATAATGAAATGTACCATGCGGTGAAAGGCGGTCAAGCACTCTGTAATGACTCTGTAATCAGCGTATCACCTGAAGCACCTTTGGAATCGTTGTTCATTGTAACAGGATTCCCATACGATTCTGTGAAAACATTGGAAGCCAATCTTAAAACTATAGGTGAGCTTACGGTGCGCACGCGCGGAATCAGACGAATGGGATCGGCTGCTTTAGATATGTGTTATGTTGCGGCAGGACGCTTCGACGGTTTTTACGAGGTAGGTCTCAACCCCTGGGACGTTGCAGCCGGTACGTGCATCGTGCGCTGTGCCGGAGGGATGGTGGACGATTTCAGAAATGACGGAAAACCGGTATTTGGTCGCGAAATTATAGCTGCCTCACCGGCGGCTTTTCGCGAAATTCAATCCATAGTTGGCAAACATTTTGTAACTTAA
- a CDS encoding PaaI family thioesterase, which translates to MVKKALTMHDLLKIYNKVNAFGRMMGMELEVIRPGEVQYTMSVTDLHLSNPLAAHGGAVSALMDGILGVSALSLSVESGRLVSTVEFKINYFRPVKPGMILVGRGKVDFEGKRLISASGTIHDKESGVLLCTGSGTFNQYPADSIGFGTTAKP; encoded by the coding sequence ATGGTTAAAAAAGCTTTGACAATGCACGATTTACTGAAGATATACAACAAGGTTAATGCCTTTGGGCGGATGATGGGGATGGAGCTGGAGGTTATCCGTCCAGGAGAGGTGCAGTACACCATGTCCGTTACCGATTTACATTTGTCGAATCCGCTAGCTGCTCATGGTGGAGCTGTTTCAGCTTTAATGGACGGGATATTGGGCGTTTCGGCTTTGTCTTTATCAGTGGAAAGCGGAAGACTTGTTTCTACAGTAGAGTTCAAAATCAATTACTTTAGGCCGGTAAAACCGGGAATGATTCTGGTGGGGAGGGGCAAAGTGGATTTCGAAGGTAAACGACTCATTTCCGCTTCGGGCACTATTCACGACAAAGAATCGGGAGTGCTTCTCTGCACTGGCTCAGGAACGTTTAACCAGTACCCTGCTGATAGTATTGGCTTTGGAACGACGGCTAAACCGTAA
- a CDS encoding peptidylprolyl isomerase: protein MNLITKQNSRPNGGFFLWPWGAIQFLSLLVVAAVLTACGDSDQQQPESLDKATEQDHLPPESVENAKTAEEKRAFPVLKQANHEKFLRKFWEENPERVVRITTNLGEIDIRLFEETPIHSASFLMLSKRNYFKETLFTRVVPGFIIQAGSSDREELYLKRVLIGSYAPDPEFKPHLIHRRGALSAARPYEKNPEKRSSEYDFFIVVGRTFDEPQLMALERDHDKSFSEEHRKIYQTEGGAPHLDGEHTVFGEVVSGMDVVDKISQVPTDQREWPREDVEILKVEVLNEP from the coding sequence ATGAATCTGATAACGAAACAAAACTCCCGCCCGAACGGCGGGTTTTTTTTATGGCCTTGGGGGGCAATACAGTTCTTGTCATTGCTAGTGGTGGCTGCTGTGCTCACGGCCTGTGGTGATAGTGATCAGCAACAACCTGAATCCCTCGATAAAGCTACAGAGCAGGATCATTTGCCACCTGAATCGGTAGAAAATGCCAAGACAGCAGAAGAAAAGAGAGCGTTTCCTGTTCTGAAGCAGGCCAACCACGAAAAATTCCTGCGAAAATTTTGGGAAGAAAACCCCGAACGAGTCGTGAGGATTACAACCAACCTCGGCGAAATTGATATTCGGCTTTTTGAGGAAACCCCCATTCACAGCGCCAGTTTTTTGATGTTATCAAAAAGGAATTATTTCAAAGAGACTCTTTTCACCCGCGTAGTACCCGGTTTCATTATCCAGGCAGGAAGCAGCGATCGAGAAGAGCTTTACCTGAAGCGCGTTTTGATAGGATCCTATGCGCCCGATCCCGAATTTAAGCCGCACCTGATCCATCGGCGTGGAGCTTTGTCTGCCGCGAGACCCTACGAAAAGAACCCCGAAAAGCGCTCATCAGAATACGACTTTTTTATCGTGGTGGGCCGAACTTTCGACGAGCCGCAATTGATGGCTTTGGAACGTGATCACGATAAATCGTTTTCAGAAGAGCACCGCAAAATCTATCAAACAGAAGGCGGGGCGCCCCATCTGGACGGTGAGCATACCGTTTTTGGTGAAGTTGTTAGCGGGATGGACGTGGTGGATAAGATAAGCCAGGTGCCGACTGACCAGAGGGAATGGCCACGCGAAGATGTGGAAATCCTGAAAGTTGAAGTGCTCAATGAGCCGTGA
- a CDS encoding N-acetyltransferase, whose translation MSSVSNPSLPASRRISFLPPDPDLALWLFGLHQDYAFTRHLCYSGWGSPSETASYLLKELENHHHLGYGQWLLKDRESGALIGLAGFHPPEHRVLPELSYRLAPLHWRKGLGTETVETLVQFGFTQLGFEGIEAQVKRENEASIRILLRVGFEQINPDSEMIKLFRIKRRFTAH comes from the coding sequence TTGAGTAGCGTTTCTAATCCATCATTACCCGCAAGTAGGCGCATTTCCTTTTTGCCTCCTGATCCGGATTTGGCCTTATGGTTGTTTGGGTTGCATCAGGACTACGCATTTACCAGGCACCTGTGCTATTCGGGCTGGGGCTCACCTTCAGAAACGGCCAGCTACCTGCTTAAAGAACTGGAAAACCACCACCATCTTGGTTACGGTCAATGGCTTCTCAAGGATCGCGAATCCGGAGCACTCATTGGTTTGGCCGGTTTTCATCCACCCGAGCATAGGGTGCTGCCCGAGTTGAGTTATCGTCTTGCTCCACTGCATTGGCGGAAAGGTCTGGGCACAGAAACGGTGGAAACCCTTGTTCAATTTGGCTTTACCCAACTTGGATTTGAAGGCATTGAAGCACAGGTTAAACGTGAAAACGAGGCATCAATCCGAATTTTGCTTCGCGTGGGGTTTGAGCAAATCAACCCGGATTCGGAAATGATTAAACTTTTCAGAATCAAGCGGCGCTTCACGGCTCATTGA
- the crtI gene encoding phytoene desaturase: MKIAVIGAGIGGLGAAIRLRLNGHEVTVFEANSYAGGKLTDIVVGGYRFDAGPSLFTMPENVTDLFTDAGKNPDDYFRYKRVGESCRYFYPDGTHFIAYDNPERFAQECEKVLGVPKKKVRDYLAHSERLFNLTADLFMKNSLHKLRTYLSFDTFRSFLQIHKLELTKTMNRANEDRLGHPKLVQLFNRFATYNGSNPYIAPGVLNIIPHLEMSIGTFFPEGGMASISRSTEKLARELGVAFEFNSPVEQILIEQNTAMGVRVHGENRLFDRVVSNMDVVPTYRRLMPNQPAPERTLRQDRSTSAVIFYWGIRKNFDNLGLQNIFFSDNYREEFRFLNEVKNISDDPTVYLHISSVLESYDAPPGCMNWYILVNAPHNTGQNWDEIIARTRKNVISRLSKELGEDIEPLIEAEDFLDPRRIEMRTSSYQGSLYGASSNGLFNSFIRHPNFSQRVKGLYFCGGSVHPGGGIPLCLLSGKIVADLIK, from the coding sequence TTGAAAATTGCGGTAATCGGTGCAGGAATTGGAGGACTTGGAGCAGCAATCCGCCTCCGCCTCAACGGACATGAAGTAACCGTTTTTGAGGCCAACAGCTATGCCGGTGGAAAGCTTACGGATATTGTCGTGGGCGGATATCGCTTTGACGCGGGGCCTTCGCTCTTTACCATGCCCGAAAACGTAACGGATCTCTTTACCGATGCCGGAAAAAACCCCGATGATTACTTCAGGTACAAACGCGTGGGCGAATCGTGCCGATATTTCTATCCGGATGGCACACACTTTATCGCTTATGACAATCCCGAGAGGTTTGCACAGGAGTGTGAAAAGGTACTCGGTGTGCCCAAAAAAAAAGTGCGCGACTACCTGGCCCACAGCGAACGCCTGTTCAATCTTACCGCTGATCTGTTTATGAAGAACTCCCTTCACAAGCTCCGAACGTATCTTAGCTTTGATACCTTCCGGTCGTTTCTGCAGATTCACAAGTTAGAGCTCACCAAAACCATGAACAGGGCCAATGAAGATCGGCTGGGGCACCCCAAGCTGGTTCAGTTGTTCAACAGGTTTGCTACTTACAACGGTTCCAATCCATACATTGCTCCGGGAGTGCTTAATATCATTCCCCACCTGGAAATGAGCATAGGCACGTTTTTTCCTGAGGGCGGCATGGCCAGTATTAGCCGCAGCACTGAAAAACTCGCCCGTGAGTTGGGAGTAGCTTTTGAATTTAATTCTCCGGTAGAACAAATTCTCATTGAACAAAACACAGCCATGGGCGTACGCGTACACGGTGAAAACCGGCTTTTTGATCGGGTGGTGAGCAACATGGATGTAGTGCCAACCTATCGCAGGCTCATGCCCAACCAGCCGGCTCCGGAGCGCACTCTTCGGCAAGACCGCTCCACCTCCGCCGTCATCTTTTACTGGGGTATTCGCAAGAATTTTGACAATCTCGGGTTGCAAAACATCTTTTTTTCCGACAACTACCGCGAAGAGTTCCGCTTTTTGAACGAGGTCAAGAATATCAGTGATGATCCAACCGTATATCTCCACATATCGTCTGTGCTCGAGTCCTATGATGCGCCTCCCGGCTGCATGAACTGGTATATCTTGGTGAACGCACCGCACAATACCGGGCAAAACTGGGACGAAATCATAGCCCGCACGCGCAAAAATGTCATCAGTCGTTTGAGTAAAGAACTGGGTGAAGACATTGAGCCATTGATTGAAGCAGAGGACTTTCTAGATCCCCGACGCATTGAAATGAGAACTTCCTCTTATCAGGGTTCGCTTTATGGAGCCAGCTCCAATGGGCTGTTCAATTCGTTTATCAGGCATCCCAACTTCAGTCAACGCGTAAAAGGCTTGTATTTTTGCGGCGGAAGTGTGCATCCCGGCGGCGGAATTCCGCTATGTTTGCTGTCCGGAAAGATTGTAGCAGACCTGATTAAATGA
- a CDS encoding glycosyltransferase family 2 protein, with protein MAKLSIIIPVFNESKTIVEVLWKITDLELCHGFEKEIILVDDCSSDGSDQLIEDYIQKLPSGDSNIRLIRQVVNRGKGAAVRKGIEAATGEFLIPQDADLELDPNDINVLLHFAVTNNATVVYGSRFLGRTAINDMGVLQRVANLFLTRLSNALSGQQVTDMETCYKLIKTSVAKSLKLRENRFGFEPEITARLSKIKGLRIAEVPISYFPRNKAAGKKINWKDGVKAMYCIFRYNLF; from the coding sequence ATGGCTAAGCTTAGCATTATCATTCCAGTCTTTAACGAATCAAAAACTATTGTTGAGGTTTTGTGGAAGATTACGGATTTAGAGCTTTGTCATGGCTTCGAGAAAGAAATAATTCTCGTGGATGATTGCTCATCCGATGGCTCAGACCAATTGATTGAGGACTACATACAAAAGTTGCCATCGGGCGATTCGAATATCCGCCTCATCCGGCAGGTTGTGAATCGAGGTAAAGGTGCTGCTGTTAGAAAGGGTATCGAAGCGGCCACCGGCGAATTTTTGATACCTCAGGATGCCGATCTTGAGTTGGATCCGAATGATATCAATGTTTTGCTGCATTTTGCAGTGACCAACAATGCCACCGTCGTTTACGGGTCGCGGTTTTTAGGCAGAACAGCCATCAATGATATGGGGGTGTTGCAAAGAGTAGCCAACCTGTTCCTAACCCGATTGTCTAATGCACTTTCCGGTCAACAGGTTACTGATATGGAAACGTGTTACAAGTTGATAAAGACGTCGGTAGCGAAAAGTTTAAAACTGCGTGAGAATCGCTTTGGCTTTGAGCCGGAAATCACAGCCCGACTCAGCAAAATCAAAGGCCTTAGGATAGCTGAGGTGCCCATCTCGTATTTTCCGCGAAACAAGGCGGCGGGAAAGAAAATCAATTGGAAAGACGGGGTAAAGGCCATGTACTGTATTTTTCGTTACAATTTGTTTTAG
- the trmD gene encoding tRNA (guanosine(37)-N1)-methyltransferase TrmD → MRIDIITALPGLLESWLNDSIMKRAQSKGVVELVVHNLRDYSTNKHKQIDDYAFGGGAGMVLGIEPIARCLDGLKEKRNYDDVIYMAPDGEVLRQPLANKLSVKQNLIILCGHYKGVDERVREHLVTREISIGDFVLSGGELAAAVLVDAVVRLVPGVLNDETSALSDSFQDNLLAPPVYTRPADFNGWKVPEILMSGNTPAIEKWRHEQALKRTAERRPDLLSADEK, encoded by the coding sequence ATGAGAATTGACATTATCACTGCACTTCCGGGGCTTTTGGAAAGCTGGCTTAACGACAGTATCATGAAGCGGGCGCAGTCCAAGGGTGTAGTAGAACTCGTTGTGCATAACCTTCGCGACTACAGCACCAACAAGCACAAACAAATTGATGATTACGCCTTTGGTGGTGGTGCCGGTATGGTGTTGGGGATTGAGCCTATTGCACGGTGTCTGGATGGGCTGAAGGAAAAGCGGAATTACGACGACGTAATCTATATGGCTCCCGACGGGGAAGTACTCAGGCAGCCTCTGGCAAACAAACTTTCCGTGAAGCAGAATCTCATTATCCTTTGTGGGCATTATAAAGGTGTTGATGAGCGTGTGCGAGAGCATTTGGTGACCCGCGAAATATCCATTGGTGATTTTGTGCTTTCGGGAGGGGAACTAGCCGCCGCTGTGCTGGTAGATGCCGTTGTTCGTTTGGTGCCGGGAGTGCTGAATGACGAAACCTCGGCTTTGAGCGACTCCTTTCAGGATAATTTGCTGGCTCCACCGGTGTACACAAGGCCGGCGGATTTCAACGGCTGGAAGGTTCCTGAAATTCTGATGTCAGGAAATACACCGGCCATCGAAAAATGGCGACACGAGCAGGCTTTGAAGCGTACGGCAGAGCGGCGCCCTGATTTACTCTCTGCCGACGAAAAATAA
- a CDS encoding spheroidene monooxygenase — MTEFSSDQVVTVSFFRYRGLNKMWGMKQMYSARAPMRKMTGLEFFKPLGTGSGYGYSIWPDFSVYGMLGVWCDEEAAEAYIQSALMAEFKAHSVEQFTVFLRPLSSRGSWSGFSQWRIASPDPNNRLIAALTRATLKPHFLFRFWKMVPRVSREHEDYLGLIFTKGIGEIPLMEQATFSIWENKEQMESFAMRTFHGEAVHVTRERDGFKEEMFTRLQPYKSLGTWKSGSPLNEYLKPQNH, encoded by the coding sequence ATGACTGAATTTTCCTCCGATCAGGTAGTAACTGTATCTTTTTTTCGCTACCGTGGCCTTAACAAGATGTGGGGCATGAAACAGATGTACAGTGCCCGCGCACCCATGCGCAAAATGACAGGTTTGGAGTTTTTCAAGCCTCTCGGAACGGGAAGTGGATACGGATACAGCATCTGGCCCGACTTCAGTGTGTATGGCATGCTTGGCGTATGGTGCGATGAAGAGGCTGCTGAGGCATACATCCAAAGCGCACTTATGGCTGAATTTAAAGCGCACAGTGTGGAACAGTTTACGGTTTTTCTCAGACCCCTCAGTTCGCGCGGATCGTGGAGTGGGTTTAGCCAGTGGCGAATTGCTTCGCCGGACCCAAACAACAGGTTGATAGCTGCCCTGACCCGAGCCACGCTCAAGCCTCATTTCTTGTTCAGGTTCTGGAAAATGGTTCCCAGAGTTAGTCGCGAACACGAAGATTACCTGGGATTGATTTTTACCAAAGGGATAGGAGAGATACCGCTGATGGAGCAGGCTACTTTCAGCATTTGGGAGAACAAAGAGCAAATGGAATCATTCGCCATGCGAACTTTTCATGGAGAGGCTGTTCACGTTACGCGCGAGCGAGACGGATTTAAGGAAGAAATGTTTACCCGTTTACAGCCGTACAAATCGTTGGGAACATGGAAATCCGGTTCACCGCTCAACGAATATCTAAAGCCTCAAAATCATTGA
- a CDS encoding LysR family transcriptional regulator — protein sequence MTYTQLLYLTAIDTHRHFGKAADQCFVTQPTLSMQIQKLEEELDVLVFDRSKKPVEPTEIGKRIIAQARVALREMDKITELVHHSRGVVAGEFKVGVIPTVASTLIPRILPVFLRLFPDVELIVEELQTEVIIDRLRKDLLDVAIAATPLGLQGIIEQPLYYEPFVAFIPENHRLASESFVLNSELRLDDILLLNQGHCFRNSVINLCESAFRDHSTENSRHIKLESGSFETLIKLVKKGMGMTLIPYLTAEELSAEDKKLVKPFDYPKPTREISLLYSRAQLKINLVNALAEVITDAVPDKMQKPESNHILSPVRNER from the coding sequence ATGACCTATACACAACTTCTCTATCTCACGGCTATCGATACCCATCGGCATTTCGGAAAAGCTGCAGATCAATGCTTTGTAACCCAGCCTACCTTGAGTATGCAAATTCAAAAGCTCGAAGAAGAGTTGGATGTACTGGTCTTTGACCGTTCAAAGAAACCCGTAGAACCTACCGAAATCGGCAAGCGCATTATAGCCCAGGCCCGTGTGGCACTCCGTGAGATGGATAAAATCACGGAACTGGTGCACCACTCGCGGGGCGTAGTTGCAGGAGAGTTTAAAGTGGGGGTCATTCCCACGGTTGCATCTACACTCATTCCGCGGATTTTGCCCGTGTTTTTGCGGTTATTTCCTGATGTTGAACTTATTGTGGAGGAACTGCAAACGGAGGTTATCATTGATAGGCTTCGAAAGGATTTACTCGACGTAGCCATTGCAGCTACACCTTTGGGTTTACAGGGCATCATTGAGCAGCCTTTGTATTACGAGCCTTTTGTGGCATTCATCCCCGAAAATCATCGCCTGGCCTCAGAGAGTTTTGTGCTTAACTCGGAGTTGCGTCTTGATGATATTCTGCTCCTTAACCAGGGACATTGCTTCAGAAACAGCGTGATAAACCTTTGCGAAAGCGCATTCCGCGACCACAGTACCGAGAATAGTCGCCATATCAAGCTGGAGAGCGGTAGCTTTGAAACACTTATAAAGCTTGTGAAAAAAGGTATGGGAATGACCTTGATTCCTTACTTAACCGCCGAAGAGCTTTCTGCCGAGGACAAAAAGCTTGTGAAGCCTTTTGACTACCCCAAACCCACGCGCGAAATTAGCTTGCTGTACAGCAGGGCGCAACTCAAAATCAATCTGGTAAACGCGCTGGCAGAAGTGATTACAGACGCAGTACCCGATAAAATGCAAAAACCGGAATCAAACCACATACTCAGTCCTGTTCGCAATGAGCGGTGA
- a CDS encoding carotenoid biosynthesis protein: MKHIKPSFLQISILIVVVTHLVGMIGFVSPWQELFISLTPIHLLLSAGLLLANQEDKNKTFWFAVVGLMAAGYLIELIGIQTGVIFGEYSYDRALGPKIGGTPPIIGVNWMMLVVAVAALISRIKTPFVIKAMLGAMALVGIDYLIEPVAIAYDFWHWHQTTVPTHNYLGWLITAFIFFGVYLSVVKNKANPLALVLLLMQIVFFGVLNFTV, translated from the coding sequence ATGAAGCATATTAAACCCAGTTTCCTCCAAATTTCCATTCTCATTGTTGTGGTCACACATCTGGTGGGGATGATTGGATTTGTATCGCCCTGGCAGGAGTTGTTTATTTCCCTCACCCCAATACATCTGCTGCTTTCTGCGGGACTATTGCTGGCCAATCAAGAGGATAAAAACAAAACATTTTGGTTCGCAGTTGTTGGGTTGATGGCTGCGGGTTATTTGATTGAACTGATCGGCATACAAACCGGGGTCATTTTTGGAGAATACAGCTACGACCGTGCTTTGGGACCTAAAATAGGTGGTACTCCTCCTATAATTGGCGTAAACTGGATGATGTTGGTGGTTGCGGTGGCTGCGTTGATTTCACGAATCAAAACACCATTTGTTATCAAGGCTATGTTGGGTGCAATGGCTTTGGTTGGGATTGATTATCTCATTGAACCGGTGGCAATAGCCTATGATTTCTGGCACTGGCACCAAACCACGGTTCCTACTCACAACTATTTGGGCTGGCTTATAACCGCCTTCATCTTTTTCGGGGTGTACCTGAGCGTTGTGAAGAACAAGGCAAATCCACTAGCCTTGGTTTTATTGCTTATGCAAATCGTTTTCTTCGGGGTGCTGAATTTTACGGTTTAG
- a CDS encoding DUF1883 domain-containing protein, whose amino-acid sequence MKILRQKIYGKRKQLIKVHIDKPAVVKFFTPEAFSRYKRGFTHDYWGGFTEESPAVFEVPKKGVYIAVVEKGTFTNPIEVTARVELTPPEFDYLNGVPENETHSKLEAEYDDTLE is encoded by the coding sequence ATGAAAATCTTACGTCAAAAAATCTACGGAAAGCGCAAGCAGCTTATCAAAGTTCACATCGACAAGCCGGCTGTAGTTAAGTTTTTTACCCCGGAAGCTTTTTCAAGGTATAAAAGGGGCTTTACCCACGACTATTGGGGAGGATTTACCGAAGAATCACCGGCAGTTTTTGAAGTCCCGAAAAAAGGAGTGTACATTGCAGTGGTTGAGAAAGGTACTTTTACTAACCCGATTGAAGTAACAGCAAGGGTGGAGTTGACGCCTCCTGAATTTGACTACCTTAATGGAGTTCCGGAGAATGAAACCCACTCCAAACTTGAAGCAGAATACGACGATACACTGGAGTAA
- a CDS encoding DUF1987 domain-containing protein, protein MSTYTTQETEKTPAIHFDGVGGKLELKGKSVPEDSFKFFQPMHDWLDQYIENPAKETELNVALEYFNTSSAKVLLEVFKKMNRLHQSGKTQLTINWVYEEDDDDMLEAGQDYQSIVEVPMNFVAIDSF, encoded by the coding sequence ATGAGCACCTACACTACCCAGGAAACCGAAAAAACTCCGGCCATCCATTTTGACGGGGTCGGCGGCAAGCTCGAGTTAAAAGGTAAATCTGTTCCTGAAGACTCGTTTAAGTTTTTTCAACCCATGCACGATTGGTTGGATCAATACATTGAGAACCCGGCCAAAGAAACAGAATTGAATGTAGCACTGGAGTATTTCAATACGAGTAGCGCCAAAGTCCTGCTGGAAGTATTCAAAAAAATGAACCGCTTGCACCAGAGCGGTAAAACCCAACTCACCATCAACTGGGTGTACGAGGAAGACGATGACGACATGTTGGAAGCAGGCCAGGATTATCAGAGCATTGTTGAAGTTCCGATGAATTTTGTAGCGATTGACAGCTTTTGA